The Methanothermobacter thermautotrophicus genome contains the following window.
TTGTTGAGCACAGCATAGAGGATTTGGGGAGGATAATCCATCACCCACGGTTTATTGCCCTGATCCTGGCATCTACTCTATTGCTATACCCCATCATGGGATTCATCTTCAGCAGGATCCTCGGGCTGGATTCGGACCTATCTGTGGGGGTCATACTCCTCTCATTCGCCCCATCACCGATTGTAGCAGCCCTCTGGACTGAGATATCTGGTGGTGATGGCACTCCCGCAATATCAGCCGCCCTAACATCCATGCTGACCTCTGTGGCGGTCTACCCCGCGGTTCTTTACGTCCTTGGGGTTGCATCACCGGCAGTTGCCTTCAGGGTGCTCTCACTGCTCCTCTTCAGTGTTTTCATTCCAGCCATCCTGGCCCTGATCCTGAGGCTTGAGGTTGAATTGGTTCAACCGGTGAGGGATGGTATTAACATTTTATCCGCCATTCTGGGGCTTCTGATAATCATAGTTGCAGTTGCCCACATGTCAGGGGCTCTGGGGGGGTGGGGTGTTCTGAGGGTGGTGTTCCTGGTATCTGTGATGCTCCTCGCCGGCTTCATCTATGGCTTCCTTATCGGCAGGAGAATGCCCGGATACAGGGTTGCCTCAATTTACACTTCAGGGATGCGTGATGGTGTGATACCGGTTGGGGTTGCTCTTACATACTTTTCCTCTGCAGCGGCACTCCCGGCAACCATCCTCCTGGTGGTGATGCCGGTATTCACAGGGATAGTATACTACCTTGTGGGAACAGATGATTGATGTCAGCTATTCAGTTTCCGGGAGGGAGGGTACTTTAACGGACCATTTCATTACAAGGTACTCTTTAATTTCTGATTCAGGGACCCTCTTCACAGCCCTCCTTTTACGTATAACCCTTCTCAGCCCCATGTAGGCATCATATTTTGCCCTCAAAATGATGAATTTCCCTCTTTTTATATTCAGAAGGACCTGGATGATTTCTGTGATAACAAAGAGGGGGAGATACCTTAAAAGCAGATCAGCGGGCATGTTCTTAATGAAGGTCCAGGTATAATTTCTCCAGTTATGGTAAACTGTGAAGTCACTTACAAAGGGATTGGTACCCCCCTTGTGGTGGTATACGATGGCATCGGGGGCGTAAAGTGAATCCCATCCTGCGCTTCTGAGTCTGAGTGCCAGGTCAAAGTCCTCATAGTATGCAAAGAAATCCTCATCAAAGTATTCACCATCGACCTCAACATCTTCAAGGGCTTCTCGTCTGTAGAGACAGGCACCGGCACAGCAACCCAGGATTCTGGCCCTTTCATCAAAATTTTCAACGGGTTCATATGCGCCCCTGTTGAATCCAAGACCATTCTTGGAGTATTCAAGACCAGCCGAATCTATAAGTTTTCTGTTCTGTCCCCAGATCATCCTGGCCTGCACACTCCCCACACTTTCACTCTCCTCCGCCGCCACCATGAGATTCTCTATAAAATCTGGAAGAACCTCCGTGTCATTATTGAGGCACATCACATACCTGCAGTGGGGATCCTCAAGCGCTATCCTGATTCCCTGATTGTTTGATGCAGCGAATCCCAGATTCTCACGGTTTTCAATCAGTATTATCCTGTCATTGAGGTATTCACTGAAGTTACTCTTTATAAAGTCCACTGAACCATCAGATGAGCCGTTGTCAATGAACACTATTCTGAAGTCCTCGTAGGTCTGTCTCAGAAGGGATCTGAAGTATGCCTCAAGAAAGGATACTCCGTTGAGGTTGGGTGTTATGATGTAGGTTTCTGGTATAGGATCACTTCCTTTGATCTATCTATTCTTCCGGGCAATGATGAACCTGTAGGTCCTTTCGATTCCTTCAACGATATTATCCCATAGGAATTTTTCCTCAACCTTCTTCCGGCCCTCGGACCCCATCCTGTCCCTTAATTCATCATCAGAGATTAAAAGCTTTATCCTATCATGGAGGGCCTCCTTGTCACAGGGCTCAACCAGGAAACCGTTTTCACCGTCATCTATGACCTCAACGACTCCACCGGACCTGTAGGCAACAGCAGGCACACCACAGGCACCCGCCTCAGCAAGGACCATCCCGAAACCCTCCCTGGTGGATGGGAGGACAAGCACCCTGGCCCCCCCTATCATGGATATGACTTCACGGTAGCTGAGGTTATGGTGGAATGTGACTGACTCCCCTACCCCAAAATCATCGACCATGGCTTTGAGTCTAGACCTCTCCACCCCGTCCCCTACTATTTCGAGTCTGAGGTCAGGGAAATCTGTGACAAGTTTACTGAAGACCTCTATGATGTGATCCACATGCTTGTGGGGGGCGAGGCGTCCAACGAATATTATGTAGTTCCCGGTTGCTGGTGTGACGGAATCGATGAGTTCAAGGTCAACGCCGTTCGGGATGATGTGGATATCCGCGGGGGGTCTGCCATGGACGTCTGTGAGTGCTGAGGCCGTGCTGCGGCTAACGGTGATCACACCATCATAGGGGAGCCTCATGAGGACCCTCTCAAGTAGTCCGGCTGTTCCTGATGACTGCAGCCACTGGTCACCATGGGCGGAACTCACATCATGGATGGTTGCAACCATGGGTGTTCCACGGATCCTTGAGGCGAGGAATGATGGTGGGAGGGGGGCGTAGGTCTGGGCATCAATGATGTCATAGTCATGGGTCATCACCCACCTGAAAACCGCAGCCATGAACCTGATGAATTCAAGGGGTCCCCTGATGGGCGGCTTTCTTATCCTTGGGCCCAGGTGGTGCACCCTTATCCCGCTGATCTCCTCATAATCGCCGACTCCATGGATCCCCATTGATATCACATCAACCTCATGACCCCTCTCAACGAGTCTCCTGGCGATTTCAAAGTACCTCCTCTCCCCTCCCCCATTATAATGTGGTACAAAGAAATCTGAGACTATAAGTATCTTCATGGGTTTCACTTTTCAGTTTTTGGTGCAGAGAATTTTGAGACTGTGAGTATTATTCATGGTGTGCCTCATCAATTTTCCCATCCAACCTTTGATTCCTCCATCAATTTATATCTAATGTATGATATAATTAATAACATGGCAGGGGTTTTTCCTGTGAATCCAATGGCCATCATATCCATCACAGCCATGGTGGCTGCCCTTGTATCAGGGGTTTACATATTCGCCAAGAACCCTGAAAGCAGATTTAACAGAGCACTACTTGTTTTCTCAGCCCTTATAGCCTACCTCTCACTCACAGACTTCGGACTTTCCATTTCAGAGTCCTACATGATGGCGGACTTCTGGGTGAGGATGGGATTCCTGTGGCCCATGGTGGTACCGATCATAGTGCACATGGTCCTCCTCTTCACAGGTAGAAGGACCACCAGGCCACTCCTTGCAGTTATATATGTACCTGCAGGGGTGATTGCGATCCTTGAACTCACAACAGATCTCATAACAGCAGGACCCACCATGACTGCATGGGGGTGGACCTTCAGGGCTGCAGAGGATTCAATCCCCTACCAGATCTCAAACATCTGGGGATTACTTGTGGCAGCAGCCGCCATAATACTTGTGGCCTGGCACTGGAGGTCATCATCGGGTCCAGAGAGGACACGGGTCTACTACCTCCTCACAGGCCTCACCTTACCTGTCCTGACGGGCATCATTACAGACCTCATCCTCCCCTCAGCAGGTATTGTGGTCCCATCACTCACAGACCCTGCAGCTGCACTTGGGGTTTCCATGATAGCCTATGGTGTCATGAGGTTCCGTTTACCAATCCTGAGTCCTTTAAACGCTGCCATGGACATTGTGAGGAATATGAACAGCTTTCTCATAATCACCGATCCTGAACTGAATATACACTACGTCAATCCAGCCGCTGAGGGGCTGACAGGTTGCAGGGCAGCTGAACTCACAGGGAGGAGGCTGACTGAGATCCTTGAATTTGAGGACATCTGCAAAGACTCAACCATTGAGTCCCGGCTTCGGGGTGGAGATGGATGGATACCTGTCATCGTATCAGCGGGCCATGTGCATGGATCCGGGGGTGAACATGTGGGCTTCCTCTTCACGGGTTCAGATATGAGGCCCATCCTTGAGATGGAGGAAAAGCTCAGGAGGAGGGAGGATCGACTGGTCCTGCTGACAGAACACATGGCTGATGGTCTTGGAGAATTCGACAGGGAATTCAATTTCAGGTACCTCAGCCCATCTGTAGAGAAGATAACAGGCTACGGCCATGAGAAGCTTATAGGCCTCTCAGCCATGGACTTCCTTGACTATCTGCACCCTGATGACAGGGATAATGTTAAAAACCTCATAATTACCGGGGGGGAAGCTCACAGGGCAACCTTCAGGATAAGGAGGCCGGATGGAAACTACAGGTGGGTGGAATACGTTGACAGACCAATCCGCACAGATGGGGACATTGAGGGCTACGTCTTCGGTTTGAGGGATATACATGAACATAAAATGGCCGAGGAGGCCCTTATTGTCAGCAAGGAGAAATTCAGGGAACTCTTCAGGAACATGAGGAGCGGCATAATTGTTGTTGAGTATGATGGAAAGGGGTTCCGGGTTAAATCCATGAACCCGGCAGCCGAGGAGATGGAGGGCGTCTCATGCGCAGCTATAAGGGGAATGGATCTTCCCAGGGCACTTCCAGGGATCTGGAACTCAGCCATCAGGAAAGCCCTCCTTGAGATCATGGAGACGGGTGAGGCCATCCACTGCCCGGAGGTGAGGTGTGGTGAGGCATGGTTTGATGTCCACCTCTACCAGCTATCAACCGGGGAGGTGGTCATAATATGCACCGACATAACCATGAGGAAGGAGTATGAGGACAGGCTCAGATCATCCCTCAGGGAGAAGGAGGCCCTCCTGAGGGAGGTACACCACAGGGTCAAGAACAACTTCCAGATAGTTTCAAGCCTGATAAATCTCCAGATGGCGGATGTTGAGGATCCAGCGCCCCTCAGAGACCTCCAGAGCAGGGTCCAGTCAATGGCACTTGTGCATGAACTGCTCTATGAGTCAGAGGACCTCACAAGTATCGATATGGGGCGCTACCTTGAGAGACTCACATCCTCCATACTTGACAGCTACCATGGAGGGGGAATAGACCTTGAGGTTGAGTCGGTGACGTAACCCTCCCCATTGAAACCGCGGTCCCCCTGGGCCTCATAATCAATGAGCTCATCACAAACTCTGTTAAGCATGCCTTCACATCATCAGGCAGGATCACCATAGAACTGAAGGAGGATGGGGGTGAATTCACACTCACAGTCGCAGATAATGGGGTTGGTCTTCCCCTGGGATTTGTACCGGGGGAGTCGGATTCCCTGGGGCTCAGGCTCGTGGCGGGCCTCGTGGATCAGATAGATGGGACCCTGGAGACCCTTGGCAGGGATGAGGGTGCTGAGTTCAGGATAACCTTTAGGGTTGTACACTACAGGCCGAGGATATGATGTGGAACGGTTCAGGGGCCTGGAAACATTACTGGTCCGGCCTTATTGTAATCTCCATAGTGCACTGTCAGACAGATGATGGAACACTGCTTCATGCGCCGCCTTCATGTTGCATGAACCCGCTCATGGACAGTCCTGCATAAACTTTAAGTTGTAATTGCTGTAGCTGCAGAGGGGGTTGGGAGGCTGATAAAGATAACCGTCCATAAACTTTAAGTTGTAATTGCTGTATCATGTAACCATGGCACTTACACCAAGAGGGGACGTCCTCAGGGAAGTCATGGATCACCTTGAAGGTGGGGCCCTGGATTCTGTGAACAGAAGGAGGGAGCTGTGGAGGTCAATCTCGGATAAATTCATAAGAACTGATGACGGATCCTACACCCTTAAATCTGAGGCCGGGGAGGCCATGCACACCAGGGTGGGGGCCATGACAGAGGCCATCGAGAAATTTGTAAAACCAACGGTTTCAGGGATCAGAGGCGACTTAAGGGTCCTGGACCTCTGCTCAGGCCTCGGATACAACACAGCCGCCCTCCTTGAGTTCACTGAGGCTTCCAGTATCACCGTTGACATGGTGGAGATCTCAGTCGCGACCATGGCCACAGCCCTGATCGTACCATCACCCAATCCAGCCCATAAAATTGTTAAGGCGGCATACGAGGACTTCCTGTTATCTGAGGGCTTACTCTCCCTAATAACCTCACCTCCACCACCCAGGGGCATCGAGCTGAGGGTTCACTGCGGTGATGCAAGGGCAGTGGTGCCTGGACTTGATGAGGGATACTATGACGCCGTCTTCCTGGACGCATTCAGTCCAGGGGTGGCTCCTGAACTCTACACGGTGGAATTCATCTCACTCCTCGCGGGGGTCCTTAAGGAGGGGGGAATACTTGCAACCTACACCTCTGCAGCCCCCATGAGGTCAGCCCTTATTGAGGCAGGGTTCCATGTGGGTCAGGGACCTGTGTTCGGGAGAAAATCAGGGGGAACACTGGCCTCCCTGGATCCAGGGATGATCAGAGAGCCACTTGACTGGAGGGATGAACGTATGATAGCCCTCAGTGACGCGGGGATACCCTACAGGGACCCGGAACTGTCTGCTGATGCCATTGAAATAATGGAGAGGCGGAGGGCCGAGAGGATGTCTGCCAGGGGAGTTACAAGGATATCCTCAGCGGTTAAAACACCACTGTACCTGGGCTCAGAGAGGTTGGAGGGGGGAACCGGGAGACGTGTCCGGAGAAACCTCACCCGGTTTGGAATAGATGACCCTTCAGGTCCGGAGGCGCTATACATCATCTGCCCCCAGATGGAGGAGTGTGTATGTGGCTGTGGGGAGTATAGACCAGGCAACTCAAGGGAGAGGATACTCTCAATGAGGAGGAGGCTGATGGACCTGGTTAACCTGCGACACCTTGCCTGATTAGAATGCATGCACTGCAGTCTGTATGGGAGAATTTTTAGTGTGAGGATTACATATTAATCAGTATCTTGCTCCGGTGCCTGTTAATCAGCATCATGTGGTTCACTGATCTGCAGGGAAGGACCCTCTTAATTACTGAGGTGGATCAACTGATCTGGGGATAAGCCCCTTTTTATACTTAATTAATATGGGAGGATTTCATGTTTGAGATAAAAGCAAAGGACGGCCTTGGAAGGACAGGGATACTTAAGACAGAGCACGGTATCGTCAGGACACCCGCGCTGATGCCTGTAATACATCCAGGTAAACAGACCATCGATGTTAAGGGGTCTGGAGCCGAGATGGTGATAACCAATGCATACATAATCTACAGGAACCCTGAACTGAAGGAGAAGGCACTTAAAGATGGGGTGCACAGACTCATAGACTTCAATGGCCCCATAATGACAGATTCAGGTTCATTCCAGCTATCAGAGTACGGAGACATTGAGGTGGAGAACCATGAGATAATACGTTTCCAGGATGAGATAGGCACAGACATAGGCACATCACTGGACATACCAACACCCCCAGGTGTCAGCCACAGGAGGGCCCTGGAGGAGGTGGAGGTCACCCTTGAGAGGGCCAGGGAGTCCATTGAGTACAGGGAGAGAATGATGCTTAACGCAGTTGTACAGGGTTCAACACACCCGGACCTGAGGAGTTACTGCGCATCTCGCCTGGCTGAGCTGCCGGTGGAACTCCACCCCATCGGTGCGGTGGTGCCACTCATGGAGTCCTACCGTTACAGGGAACTCGTCGATGCAGTGCTTTCATCTGTATCTGAGCTACCACCCTCAAGGCCAAGGCACCTCATGGGGGCAGGTCACCCGATGCTGTTTGCCCTGGCAGTCTCAATGGGCTGCGACCTCTTTGATTCGGCAGCCTACATACTCTATGCAGAGGACGACCGTCTTCTCAGCACCGAGGGAACATACAAACTCGAGAACCTCCAGGAGATGCCATGTTCCTGCAGTGTCTGCACCGATTACACACCATCAGAGCTCATGGGGATGGACAGGGAGGATCGCAGGAACCTTATAGCAGAACACAACCTCCATGTGAGCTTCGCAGAGATAAGGAAGGTCCGCCAGGCAATCCACGACGGAAGCCTCATGGAGCTAGTTGAAGAGCGCTGCAGGGCACACCCCCGCCTTCTGGAGGGCTACAGGCGCATGTCAGAGTACGTGGATCTCATTGAAAAATTTGAGCCGAGATCCAAGAGGTCAGCATTCTTCTACACAGGTCCAGAGTCACTGGGTCGAGTGGAGGTCCAAAGACACCTTAAAAAAGTCAGGGAAGGTCTTGGGGAGAAAATAGCCCTCGTCGCCCCATCGAGGAGGCCCTACTCATCCAGCCTGCCTGATAGGCTTGAGGGCTTCCGTTCACTTAGACCCATGGAAGGAGGGGACTGGAGTGTCGTGGTGGTTGATCTCCCCTTTGGCCTCATCCCCCTTGAACTTGACCAGGTATACCCCCTGGCCCAGAGCGATGCACCTGGTATAATGGACCTTGATGGGGAGGAGTTCCTCAGGGGGCTTGTCCTGGACCTAATTGATCTGGGTGCAGTGATAGATGAGAAACTCTGCAGTGAACTTGGAATTGAGCTCCCCCACATTTACACAGGTGAAGTTGAAACCACAGTTGAAGATCTGGACCGTGTCAGGATGGTGGCAGACTACCAGTTCGGCAGGGGTGCTGGTGAACTCCTCTTCACAGATGATGTGAGGATTGAGAGGAGCCGCAACACAGGTAAGATAAGGCACATATATGCAGGGGATGAGCTCATCTGCACCATGAGGGCATCAGATGGTCTCCTGGTCCTTGGAGCGGAGGGGGCGGTCAGGCTCCACCAGGGGACCACCTACCCGGCATTCAGGGTGGTTGTAAATGAGGAGTCTGAGCCCTTTGCAAGGAGGGGTAAAAGTGTTTTTGCAAAGTTTATAATAGACTGCGACAATAATATAAGGGCCAACGATGAAGTTTTAATTGTTAACGCTGATGATGAACTTCTGGCCACAGGTAAGGCCCTCCTCTGTGCCGGGGAGATGATGGACCTCAACCATGGCCAGGCAGTTAAAACCAGGAAAGGAGGATTTTAATTGATACCGGGTATGGGAATGAACCCAAAGCAGCTGAAACAGATGCAGAGGGCCATGAAGCAGATGGGAATGGATATGAAGGATCTTCGTGGTGTTGAAGAGGTTGTTATCAAACTAAAGAGGAAGGAGATCATCATAAAAAACCCTAAGGTTAATGTCATGGAGTTCATGGGACAGAAGACGTACCAGGTGACTGGTAAGGCCCGTGAGAGGTCCCTTGAAGCTGAAATGGAGATACCCGAGGATGACATTGAACTTGTCATGAACCAGACAGGTGCAAGCAGGGAGGACGCCACAAGGGCCCTCCAGGAGACAGGGGGGGACCTTGCAGAGGCCATCATGAGGTTGAGCTGATGGTCCTTATAGCCCATATCTCGGACCTGCATGTGGGCGCACCCAACTTCAAGGAGGACATACTCCTTGAGGCCATAAGACAGATCAACAAACTCAAACCAGATGCAACCGTCATAACAGGGGACCTCACAGATAACGGCTACTACCTTGAATTCCTTCAGGCAGCAGAGTACCTGAGCGACCTTAAGGGGCCCCACATATTTGTACCTGGAAATCATGATGCCAGGCACGTGGGCAATGAGACCTTCGAGGATGTCTTCAGGTACCGGAGGGGGACCTTTGTGATGGACGGCCTCACCATCATAGGACTTGACAGCAGCGAACCAGACCTGGATTACGGGAAGATAGGGAGGTCCCAGCAGATCTGGATGGAGGAGGAACTTGACAGGGCATCCTCTAGGGGGCACATAAGGGTTATAGCCCTCCATCACCACATAATCCCGGTGCCCAAGACAGGGCGTGAGAGGAACGTCCTTGCAGATGCCGGTGACATACTCCAGTCCATAATCAGCAAGGGGGCTGACCTGGTCATATCTGGCCACAAGCATGTCCCCCACGTCTGGAGGCTTGAGGACACCTTCTTTGTAACTGCGGGGACGGTCTCATCCCTTAAACTGAGGGGTAAAGATATTAACTCATACAATACATATTACATTGATTAGGATTCCATGAGAATAGTCCTAAATCAGGTGCAGGGAGAGAGTATTGAACTGGCATCCTGCAGCCTGTGAAATATCAGCTAAAGGTGGTTACTTGAGGGTAATTATAGATGCATCGAACGTCGCCCATTCACGGAAGAATGATGAGGAGAAGCCATGCCTAGAGAACATACTTTCAGCGGCAGAGGAACTTGAGAAACTTGGCTACGAACCGGTTATAATCGCCGATGCATCCCTGCGACATGAGATAGATGATAAGGAGCAGTTCAGGAAGCTCCTGGAGGAGGGTAAATTCCAGCAGGTCCCCTCAGGTACCAGCGCAGACCACTTCATACTGAAGATGGCTGAGGAGGAGGATGCCAAGATACTCTCAAATGATGTTTTCAGGGACTACAAGGACGAGTTCCAGGATATAAACAGCAGGAGGATACCCTACACCTTCAGGGATGATAGGATCCTCATCGGGACCTCCGGGAAACCAAAGAAGGTAAAGAACATACTTCAGAAGATCTGCAACGAGGCCCTCAGGGAATTCGAGAGGAAGAGGATAGACGCATATAAGGTTAAACGTGGCAAGAAACTCAGCGGTATAGCCATAGCCAAGGAGGCAATAGACAGGATAAGCCGGAGCCAGGAGGAGGGCCTTGAACCCAAACTTGAGGGCATATTCATGAAGCTGCCCCTCTTCGAGAAGTTCATGAGCATGGTTGAGGAGGTTGAGAGGACCAGCAACTACATAATATTCGTCCTTGTGCATCCAAAGGATTACCGTGATGCCGTTAAGTACGCCGGGAACATTGCAGTCACCGTCGGGGACAGGCTGAAACTTGAGCACGCCCCCCTGGTGGCTGTCAGGAATGACCTGTTCCTTAAACCAGGCACCTTTGAGCTCAACATAATGTACTCGGAGGACGTCATGGAGGAGGCCCCCTACAATGTTAACATAACAATAAATGATCATGATTACAGCTTCGTTAAGAAGAACTCAAGGAACATAGCGAGCACCATAGCGGCAAGGATAGGTTCATGGAGGTTCCCCATAGTATCCGTTAAACCGAGCATGCTACTTGAGAAGCCAGGGGAATTCGAGGTAGTCCTTGAGAAGGGAGGCAATGATTGATGGTTATGGATTATCTGCTGCGGAAGATACTGGGCTTCTTCCTGGGGTACAGGGTTCTGAGCATAGGGACCAGGTACATGCCCACCAACAGTACAGAGCGCGAATACGTGGACATGCTCAACTACACCAGGACAATGCTCATAGAGATTGAGAGGGCCCATATAAACACCAGCAACATATTCGATAACCTCACAAGGGAACTCGGGACAGAGAACATACCAAGGGAGAGGAAATTCATCGAACTTAAACCTGCCGATGAGGAGGTCGATGAATACGCCCTCCTCAGTAACATAATAATGGGGAGTGACCGCTACCTCTACATTGAGATATTCAACGGCGGTCGCATAGTTGATGAATTCGTGGATATCATCGAAAATGAAAAGGGAAAAATAATCGAGAAGAGCTCCAGTGAGGTGCTTTCAAGGTTCCTGTCCAAGAATGACGCCATAAGGGTGGCTATAAAAATTATAGGTGCTGGAATCAGGAGAGGAATAAATGTGAGGGCCGCGGCTGGTATGACAGGCGCTGCAGCCATTGAAAGGGCCATAAACCTAAACAAAGAGATAGGCGAAGTCCCCGGGGTCGGGTTCACAAAGCTTGGAGGAGAATTTGCCATAATATTCACAGGCGAATTTGAAACCCTGAAGGGTGCACCATCCTACCGTGACAATTACCTCTTCATTGACATGATCGACTCCACCGCATTCATAGAGAGGTATGGCCGGGACAGCCTCGTTGAGATAATGAATGATATAAAGGCCTACATGGAGAATGACTGCCATGGGAAGATTGAGGGCTACCGTGAGGGAGGAGACGACCTCATAGCCAACTTCCCAACCAAGGACATGGCCCTCAGGGCCGGTATAGATTCCGCATGGCATGCAATGGATAACGGGGCAAACATAAGGGTCGGGATAGGACGCACAAGGAGGGAGGCCGGTGAGAGGGCCCAGATGGCCGATGAGATAATGCTCTGGAACCCCACCTCCATAATGGTATTCGATGTTGCAGATGGCCTCTACGGGTACTTCATACCCTCACCCTTCACAAGGTCAGTTATAGACTTCTTCATGAAGAGGAAGTCCGTGGCACTTCTGGTCTTTGTCTTTGTATTCGTCGCAACCTTCCTCGGCTGGAACATGGGGCACTGGGAGTTTGGCCTCGTCGCAATCCTGCTTGCTGTTATCTATGGCGCCACAGCATAAAAAGGAAACCTATTTAAGGATATGTCAAGATAATATTGAGGGGAATTGAAATGAGACCTGAAACCGAGGCTAAAATCATTGTTAGCTTCCTGATTTCCCTTATAGCATT
Protein-coding sequences here:
- the tgtA gene encoding tRNA guanosine(15) transglycosylase TgtA, which codes for MFEIKAKDGLGRTGILKTEHGIVRTPALMPVIHPGKQTIDVKGSGAEMVITNAYIIYRNPELKEKALKDGVHRLIDFNGPIMTDSGSFQLSEYGDIEVENHEIIRFQDEIGTDIGTSLDIPTPPGVSHRRALEEVEVTLERARESIEYRERMMLNAVVQGSTHPDLRSYCASRLAELPVELHPIGAVVPLMESYRYRELVDAVLSSVSELPPSRPRHLMGAGHPMLFALAVSMGCDLFDSAAYILYAEDDRLLSTEGTYKLENLQEMPCSCSVCTDYTPSELMGMDREDRRNLIAEHNLHVSFAEIRKVRQAIHDGSLMELVEERCRAHPRLLEGYRRMSEYVDLIEKFEPRSKRSAFFYTGPESLGRVEVQRHLKKVREGLGEKIALVAPSRRPYSSSLPDRLEGFRSLRPMEGGDWSVVVVDLPFGLIPLELDQVYPLAQSDAPGIMDLDGEEFLRGLVLDLIDLGAVIDEKLCSELGIELPHIYTGEVETTVEDLDRVRMVADYQFGRGAGELLFTDDVRIERSRNTGKIRHIYAGDELICTMRASDGLLVLGAEGAVRLHQGTTYPAFRVVVNEESEPFARRGKSVFAKFIIDCDNNIRANDEVLIVNADDELLATGKALLCAGEMMDLNHGQAVKTRKGGF
- a CDS encoding glycosyltransferase family 2 protein; its protein translation is MKGSDPIPETYIITPNLNGVSFLEAYFRSLLRQTYEDFRIVFIDNGSSDGSVDFIKSNFSEYLNDRIILIENRENLGFAASNNQGIRIALEDPHCRYVMCLNNDTEVLPDFIENLMVAAEESESVGSVQARMIWGQNRKLIDSAGLEYSKNGLGFNRGAYEPVENFDERARILGCCAGACLYRREALEDVEVDGEYFDEDFFAYYEDFDLALRLRSAGWDSLYAPDAIVYHHKGGTNPFVSDFTVYHNWRNYTWTFIKNMPADLLLRYLPLFVITEIIQVLLNIKRGKFIILRAKYDAYMGLRRVIRKRRAVKRVPESEIKEYLVMKWSVKVPSLPETE
- a CDS encoding MnmC family methyltransferase, whose amino-acid sequence is MALTPRGDVLREVMDHLEGGALDSVNRRRELWRSISDKFIRTDDGSYTLKSEAGEAMHTRVGAMTEAIEKFVKPTVSGIRGDLRVLDLCSGLGYNTAALLEFTEASSITVDMVEISVATMATALIVPSPNPAHKIVKAAYEDFLLSEGLLSLITSPPPPRGIELRVHCGDARAVVPGLDEGYYDAVFLDAFSPGVAPELYTVEFISLLAGVLKEGGILATYTSAAPMRSALIEAGFHVGQGPVFGRKSGGTLASLDPGMIREPLDWRDERMIALSDAGIPYRDPELSADAIEIMERRRAERMSARGVTRISSAVKTPLYLGSERLEGGTGRRVRRNLTRFGIDDPSGPEALYIICPQMEECVCGCGEYRPGNSRERILSMRRRLMDLVNLRHLA
- a CDS encoding nascent polypeptide-associated complex protein, which codes for MIPGMGMNPKQLKQMQRAMKQMGMDMKDLRGVEEVVIKLKRKEIIIKNPKVNVMEFMGQKTYQVTGKARERSLEAEMEIPEDDIELVMNQTGASREDATRALQETGGDLAEAIMRLS
- a CDS encoding PAS domain S-box protein codes for the protein MAGVFPVNPMAIISITAMVAALVSGVYIFAKNPESRFNRALLVFSALIAYLSLTDFGLSISESYMMADFWVRMGFLWPMVVPIIVHMVLLFTGRRTTRPLLAVIYVPAGVIAILELTTDLITAGPTMTAWGWTFRAAEDSIPYQISNIWGLLVAAAAIILVAWHWRSSSGPERTRVYYLLTGLTLPVLTGIITDLILPSAGIVVPSLTDPAAALGVSMIAYGVMRFRLPILSPLNAAMDIVRNMNSFLIITDPELNIHYVNPAAEGLTGCRAAELTGRRLTEILEFEDICKDSTIESRLRGGDGWIPVIVSAGHVHGSGGEHVGFLFTGSDMRPILEMEEKLRRREDRLVLLTEHMADGLGEFDREFNFRYLSPSVEKITGYGHEKLIGLSAMDFLDYLHPDDRDNVKNLIITGGEAHRATFRIRRPDGNYRWVEYVDRPIRTDGDIEGYVFGLRDIHEHKMAEEALIVSKEKFRELFRNMRSGIIVVEYDGKGFRVKSMNPAAEEMEGVSCAAIRGMDLPRALPGIWNSAIRKALLEIMETGEAIHCPEVRCGEAWFDVHLYQLSTGEVVIICTDITMRKEYEDRLRSSLREKEALLREVHHRVKNNFQIVSSLINLQMADVEDPAPLRDLQSRVQSMALVHELLYESEDLTSIDMGRYLERLTSSILDSYHGGGIDLEVESVT
- a CDS encoding sensor histidine kinase, which produces MTNSVKHAFTSSGRITIELKEDGGEFTLTVADNGVGLPLGFVPGESDSLGLRLVAGLVDQIDGTLETLGRDEGAEFRITFRVVHYRPRI
- a CDS encoding glycosyltransferase family 4 protein: MKILIVSDFFVPHYNGGGERRYFEIARRLVERGHEVDVISMGIHGVGDYEEISGIRVHHLGPRIRKPPIRGPLEFIRFMAAVFRWVMTHDYDIIDAQTYAPLPPSFLASRIRGTPMVATIHDVSSAHGDQWLQSSGTAGLLERVLMRLPYDGVITVSRSTASALTDVHGRPPADIHIIPNGVDLELIDSVTPATGNYIIFVGRLAPHKHVDHIIEVFSKLVTDFPDLRLEIVGDGVERSRLKAMVDDFGVGESVTFHHNLSYREVISMIGGARVLVLPSTREGFGMVLAEAGACGVPAVAYRSGGVVEVIDDGENGFLVEPCDKEALHDRIKLLISDDELRDRMGSEGRKKVEEKFLWDNIVEGIERTYRFIIARKNR
- a CDS encoding bile acid:sodium symporter family protein, with product MTRVIKKYYGVLTLICVLIGFLFPEFSIFSGYTPLLLALLVFSLVVEHSIEDLGRIIHHPRFIALILASTLLLYPIMGFIFSRILGLDSDLSVGVILLSFAPSPIVAALWTEISGGDGTPAISAALTSMLTSVAVYPAVLYVLGVASPAVAFRVLSLLLFSVFIPAILALILRLEVELVQPVRDGINILSAILGLLIIIVAVAHMSGALGGWGVLRVVFLVSVMLLAGFIYGFLIGRRMPGYRVASIYTSGMRDGVIPVGVALTYFSSAAALPATILLVVMPVFTGIVYYLVGTDD